Proteins from one Lycium ferocissimum isolate CSIRO_LF1 unplaced genomic scaffold, AGI_CSIRO_Lferr_CH_V1 ctg29716, whole genome shotgun sequence genomic window:
- the LOC132043864 gene encoding DEAD-box ATP-dependent RNA helicase 3A, chloroplastic-like, with product MVADMGDRVHQYVRGLGPHLARECLTASLQDGMTIARIQAHAQNLEEQYQQRRGERDSDRGSRKRGRSFGARSEYRGGQASQHSRYPEPDQSARASGSQHRAESNRTGPPPPRCTRCGKLHSGQCYLDTGACFVCGQTDHLMRDCPRRTGRDQTQPAGSAIGSSSTVRPPGQTSQAPAGRGRGRGGAPSTGGPQNRIFALTRQQDPEPSQDAAT from the coding sequence atggtagcagatatgggGGATCGCGTGCATCAGTATGTAAGAgggctagggccacatttagcTAGAGAATGCTTGACAGCCTCACTCCAGGACGGGATGACTATCGCtcgcattcaggcccacgcccaaaacCTGGAAGAACAATACCAGCAACGGAGGGGCGAGCGTGATTCGGATAGGGGCTCCAGAAAAAGGGGTAGATCTTTTGGAGCCagaagtgagtatagagggggacaGGCATCGCAGCATTCCAGGTATCCAGAACCGGATCAGAGTGCCCGAGCTTCAGGGTCCCAGCATAGAGCCGAGTCGAATAGGACAGGGCCACCCCCACCGCGATGCACTCGGTGTGGCAAGCTACATTCTGGGCAGTGCTACCTTGACACAGGCGCTTGTTTTGTCTGTGGTCAGACTGACCACTTGATGCGTGACTGCCCACGGAGGACCGGGAGAGACCAGACTCAGCCCGCCGGATCCGCCATCGGTTCGTCGTCGACCGTGCGCCCTCCCGGACAGACGTCCCAGGCCCCAGCCGGTCGTGgtcgaggcagaggaggagcacCCAGTACAggcggtcctcagaaccgcataTTTGCATTGACGAGACAGCAGGATCCTGAGCCCTCCCAGGACGCAGCTACAG